The genome window GTGTGGGTTTTAAATTGTTCCTTAATCAGCTTTTTGGGTCCGTCAAGCACTTTTTTGGCTTTGTGGATCAACGCAATGTTGTCGCAAAGCTCCTCCACGGTTTCCATTCTGTGCGTTGAAAAAATGATCGTGCTTCCTTTTTGTTTTAATTCCAGAATTTCGTCCCGGATAAGGTTTGCATTGATGGGGTCAAAACCTGAAAAGGGCTCGTCGAGAATGATCAGATCAGGTTCGTGGAGCACGGTGGAAACAAATTGCACCTTTTGCTGCATTCCTTTCGACAGATCCGAAACGCTTTTATCCCACCAGGTTTTAATGTCGAATTTGATAAACCAGGTTTTCAGCTTGTCCATCGCCTGTTTCTGCGACAAGCCTTTGAGCTGCGCCAGATAGAGCAGCTGCTCCCCTACTTTCATTTTTTTATAAAGTCCGCGTTCTTCGGGCAAATAACCGATCCGCGAAATGTGACTTTGATTTAAATGCTTCCCGTCAAACAAAATTTCACCTTTATCCGGCCCGGTAATCTGGTTAATGATCCGGATTAGCGAGGTTTTTCCCGCGCCATTCGGCCCTAGCAAGCCAAAAATGCATCCTTTTGGGATGTTGATGCTAACATCATCCAATGCAACGTGATTGGAATACTCCTTGGTAACATTCCGGACTTCTATGATATTCATAATCTATATAATCGGCTGTAAAATGAGCTGCGAACTTGTGCGGTGTAAAATGCAAAGTAATCAGCGGCCGGATTAAAGTTACATTATGAGCGTCTAAAATCGAGTGATCAGTGGTAAAATAAAAAAAAGCGGGCGGATCACCGCTCGCTTTCGATTTTCAAATATTCAGGAAATGTGCTCAGATATATTTTTCTCTGATTTGAAATAAAACCCAAAACCCGATGACGCCGCTGATGAGCGCGCCCAGAATGCTAAGCTGGATCAAATTACTCACCAAACCCACAAGCAATGCGTAATATAGCAGGTTCCAACCCTCGCGCTTGCGGGCACGCAATGGCGAAAATGCCAGCACGTACATGATGAGCGTGATAACGCCAAGGGCAATGCTCACATAAAAGTTAAAACCAATGCCGACCGAAACGGCGCCCAGCCCAAGTGCTGCGCCACCAATGCCGAATGCCGTAAGCAAGCCTAAAATCCCAAGGATGGATAAAACGAGTATGAAATAGGGCCCGTAATGCACCAAAAATTCTTTGACAGACTCTGAAAACGGAGGGAATTTTTGTAAAAAGATGGGCTCTAATTCTTTTTCCAAAGGTAAGTTTGATTGCATAAAGAGGTACGTTTAGCTGAATATCACTAAATTAATCACTAAAACTAGAAAGAAAACTTTGTAACCCTTCTAACCTGATTAGCAACCGTTGCCGGTGTTTATTAATCGGCTTTTGGCATATCAAAGGCACATTAG of Dyadobacter chenhuakuii contains these proteins:
- a CDS encoding ABC transporter ATP-binding protein, whose translation is MNIIEVRNVTKEYSNHVALDDVSINIPKGCIFGLLGPNGAGKTSLIRIINQITGPDKGEILFDGKHLNQSHISRIGYLPEERGLYKKMKVGEQLLYLAQLKGLSQKQAMDKLKTWFIKFDIKTWWDKSVSDLSKGMQQKVQFVSTVLHEPDLIILDEPFSGFDPINANLIRDEILELKQKGSTIIFSTHRMETVEELCDNIALIHKAKKVLDGPKKLIKEQFKTHTYFVEYKGDLSGLEEFYTLTPEKELENGYRRTNIHLGEVASPNDLLRDLLPRAEIRSFGENIPSMSDIFMRSVNEVPEA